A genomic segment from Microcoleus sp. FACHB-672 encodes:
- a CDS encoding NIL domain-containing protein, which produces MIAEIKDDSQFTLMQPAQSTAELVNGVGDNRPTQIRIRIRVSQKYYHEPVISHLISEYSLNVNVNAALLAANAPNDGWFDLELRGTNKQIQRALIYLNQLDVKIWSQSTDPEEENW; this is translated from the coding sequence ATGATTGCTGAAATTAAAGACGATTCGCAATTTACTCTGATGCAGCCGGCACAATCAACAGCCGAGTTGGTTAATGGGGTTGGAGATAATCGACCCACTCAAATTCGTATTCGCATTCGAGTTTCTCAAAAATATTATCACGAGCCGGTGATTTCTCACTTGATTTCTGAGTACAGCTTGAATGTGAATGTTAATGCAGCACTACTCGCGGCAAATGCTCCAAATGATGGTTGGTTTGATTTAGAACTGCGGGGAACGAACAAGCAAATTCAACGCGCTCTCATCTACCTTAATCAATTGGATGTAAAAATCTGGAGTCAATCGACTGATCCAGAAGAAGAGAATTGGTGA